A single window of Microbacterium oryzae DNA harbors:
- a CDS encoding 5'-3' exonuclease — translation MLLDTASLYFRAFYGVPDTVRAGDGTPVNAARGLLDMIAKLVTAYEPTHVVACWDDDWRPQWRVDLIPSYKAHRVVEVVEAGADVEEIPDPLEAQVPIIREELTALGIPIVGAAEHEADDVIGSLATQAQMPVDIVTGDRDLFQLVDDARDVRVISTVKGMSNLEVMTEDVILERYGIRAAQYADFATLRGDASDGLPGVAGIGEKTAATLLSAHGDLDAIRTAAQAGTGMTKGQAAKVLAAADYLDVAPRVVAVVKDLDLGDVTVPLRALDDAQRAAAVALAERWNLGTSMARAIAALDR, via the coding sequence ATGCTGCTCGACACCGCCTCGCTCTACTTCCGCGCGTTCTACGGCGTGCCGGACACGGTCCGCGCGGGCGACGGAACGCCCGTGAATGCCGCGCGCGGGCTGCTCGACATGATCGCGAAGCTCGTCACGGCGTATGAGCCCACGCACGTCGTCGCCTGCTGGGACGACGACTGGCGCCCGCAGTGGCGGGTCGACCTCATCCCCTCGTACAAGGCGCATCGCGTCGTCGAGGTCGTCGAGGCCGGTGCCGACGTCGAGGAGATCCCGGATCCGCTCGAGGCGCAGGTGCCGATCATCCGCGAGGAGCTGACGGCGCTCGGCATCCCCATCGTCGGCGCCGCCGAGCACGAGGCCGACGACGTCATCGGGTCGCTCGCCACCCAGGCGCAGATGCCGGTCGACATCGTCACCGGCGACCGCGACCTCTTCCAGCTCGTCGACGACGCACGCGATGTGCGCGTCATCTCGACCGTCAAGGGCATGAGCAACCTCGAGGTCATGACGGAGGACGTCATCCTCGAGCGCTACGGCATCCGCGCGGCCCAGTACGCGGACTTCGCCACCCTGCGCGGCGACGCATCGGATGGCCTCCCGGGCGTCGCGGGGATCGGCGAGAAGACCGCGGCGACGCTGCTCTCCGCGCACGGCGACCTCGACGCCATCCGCACCGCGGCGCAGGCCGGCACAGGGATGACCAAGGGCCAGGCGGCGAAGGTCCTCGCCGCCGCGGACTACCTCGACGTGGCTCCGCGCGTCGTGGCCGTGGTGAAGGATCTCGATCTCGGTGACGTGACGGTGCCGCTCCGCGCGCTCGACGACGCGCAGCGCGCGGCGGCCGTCGCGCTCGCGGAGCGCTGGAACCTCGGCACGTCCATGGCACGCGCGATCGCGGCGCTCGACCGCTGA
- the trpD gene encoding anthranilate phosphoribosyltransferase, giving the protein MTDALSWPAILTTVLAKQDLSVSEATWAMRQVMQGQASDAQLGGFLLALRAKGESVEEIIGFRDAILEAAVPLPVDPRVLDIVGTGGDRFGTVNISSTASIIVAATGIPVVKHGNKAASSKSGSSDVLSALGIDLRLPAEAVARVLDVAGITFAWAAAFHPGFKHAGAARAELGVPTVFNYLGPLVNPARAEANAVGVAQLESVPLITGVFRTRGATALVFRGEDGLDELTTTGYSRIWEISNGDMHEFDIHPRDVGLPTAQMDELLGGTPEHNADVLRRTLAGEQGPVRDIVLLNAAAGIVAYRLSQDPTQAQRNMIQRLVEALGDAAAAVDDGRASAKLEEWIAATRSVTAG; this is encoded by the coding sequence ATGACCGACGCGCTCAGCTGGCCTGCCATCCTCACCACCGTGCTCGCGAAGCAGGATCTCAGCGTCTCGGAGGCGACCTGGGCCATGCGCCAGGTGATGCAGGGGCAGGCGTCCGACGCGCAGCTGGGCGGATTCCTCCTCGCCCTGCGCGCCAAGGGCGAGTCGGTGGAGGAGATCATCGGCTTCCGCGACGCGATCCTCGAGGCGGCCGTGCCGCTGCCCGTCGACCCGCGGGTGCTGGACATCGTCGGCACCGGTGGGGACCGGTTCGGAACGGTGAACATCTCGTCGACGGCGTCCATCATCGTGGCGGCCACGGGCATCCCCGTGGTCAAGCACGGCAACAAGGCCGCGAGCTCGAAGTCGGGCTCCTCCGACGTGCTGAGCGCGCTCGGCATCGATCTGCGGCTTCCGGCCGAGGCGGTGGCGCGCGTGCTCGACGTCGCGGGAATCACCTTCGCGTGGGCGGCCGCCTTCCACCCGGGCTTCAAGCACGCGGGTGCGGCTCGCGCGGAGCTCGGCGTGCCCACGGTCTTCAACTACCTCGGTCCGCTGGTGAACCCGGCGCGTGCGGAGGCGAACGCCGTCGGCGTCGCGCAGCTGGAGAGCGTGCCGCTCATCACCGGCGTGTTCCGCACCCGCGGTGCGACGGCGCTCGTGTTCCGGGGCGAGGACGGACTCGACGAGCTCACCACCACCGGCTACAGCCGCATCTGGGAGATCTCGAACGGCGACATGCACGAGTTCGACATCCACCCTCGCGACGTCGGGCTCCCCACCGCCCAGATGGACGAGCTGCTCGGCGGGACCCCCGAGCACAACGCCGACGTGCTCCGTCGCACCCTCGCCGGGGAGCAGGGCCCGGTGCGCGACATCGTGCTGCTGAACGCCGCCGCGGGCATCGTGGCGTACCGCCTGTCGCAGGACCCGACGCAGGCGCAGCGGAACATGATCCAGCGACTCGTCGAGGCCCTCGGCGACGCGGCGGCCGCCGTCGACGACGGACGGGCATCCGCGAAGCTCGAGGAGTGGATCGCCGCGACGCGGTCCGTCACCGCGGGCTGA
- a CDS encoding cytochrome c oxidase subunit 3 — protein MTTSATYAPAPKTVKRPDPVAVGTIVWLGSEVMFFAGLFAIYFTLRSTSPELWESRTELLNVPFALVNTIILVLSSVTCQMGVFAAERMQPYTVKGNGWKSWGMVPWFGLTFVLGAIFVSGQVWEYAQLVTEGMPYTADSYSSAFYLTTGFHAMHVTGGLVAFLFTIGRAFAVKKFTHKEATTAIVVSYYWHFVDVVWIALFAVIYFLQ, from the coding sequence GTGACGACCTCAGCTACGTATGCCCCCGCGCCGAAAACCGTGAAGCGCCCAGATCCCGTCGCCGTCGGCACGATCGTCTGGCTCGGCAGCGAGGTCATGTTCTTCGCTGGCCTGTTCGCGATCTACTTCACGCTCCGCAGCACGTCTCCGGAGCTGTGGGAGAGCCGGACGGAGCTTCTCAACGTCCCGTTCGCTCTCGTGAACACGATCATCCTCGTGCTCTCGAGTGTGACCTGCCAGATGGGCGTGTTCGCCGCCGAGCGCATGCAGCCCTACACGGTCAAGGGGAACGGCTGGAAGAGCTGGGGCATGGTCCCCTGGTTCGGCCTGACCTTCGTCCTGGGCGCGATCTTCGTCTCGGGTCAGGTGTGGGAGTACGCGCAGCTCGTCACCGAGGGCATGCCCTACACCGCCGACTCGTACTCGTCGGCGTTCTACCTGACGACCGGCTTCCACGCCATGCACGTGACCGGTGGCCTCGTCGCCTTCCTGTTCACCATCGGCCGCGCCTTCGCGGTCAAGAAGTTCACGCACAAGGAAGCCACCACGGCGATCGTCGTGTCGTACTACTGGCACTTCGTCGACGTCGTGTGGATCGCCCTGTTCGCGGTCATCTACTTCCTGCAGTAA
- a CDS encoding cytochrome c has translation MAREKKRRSHGRRSPLAAAALIGIGLVLSGGIYAGASAAVAATSEPTAADTALTAEDGQKLFQANCATCHGLDLQGTDDGPSLYGVGALAVEFQVSTGRMPLQMQGPQAEQKPVQFTEEQILAMADYVQSVAPGPDLPSDHILDGEGDLARGAELFRINCAMCHNVAAAGGALTQGKWAPDIQDTSALHIYAAMVTGPQNMPVFNNMNLTPEDKRDIISALLYQQEEQAPGGFNIGSLGPVAEGFFVWIFGIGGLVAITVWITAKSN, from the coding sequence ATGGCACGAGAGAAGAAGCGCCGCTCCCACGGCCGACGCAGCCCCCTCGCCGCAGCCGCACTCATCGGCATCGGCCTCGTCCTCTCCGGCGGCATCTACGCCGGCGCGTCCGCTGCGGTGGCCGCGACGAGCGAGCCGACCGCGGCCGACACGGCGCTGACGGCGGAGGACGGCCAGAAGCTGTTCCAGGCCAACTGCGCGACCTGTCACGGTCTCGACCTCCAGGGCACCGACGACGGCCCCTCGCTGTACGGCGTGGGCGCTCTCGCCGTCGAGTTCCAGGTCTCCACCGGGCGCATGCCGCTGCAGATGCAGGGCCCCCAGGCCGAGCAGAAGCCGGTCCAGTTCACCGAGGAGCAGATCCTCGCGATGGCGGACTACGTGCAGTCGGTCGCTCCGGGTCCTGACCTGCCCTCCGACCACATCCTCGACGGCGAGGGCGACCTGGCGCGCGGCGCCGAGCTCTTCCGCATCAACTGCGCCATGTGCCACAACGTGGCCGCGGCCGGCGGTGCCCTGACCCAGGGCAAGTGGGCCCCGGACATCCAGGACACCAGCGCGCTGCACATCTACGCCGCCATGGTCACGGGCCCGCAGAACATGCCGGTGTTCAACAACATGAACCTGACGCCCGAGGACAAGCGCGACATCATCTCGGCGCTCCTCTACCAGCAGGAGGAGCAGGCTCCCGGCGGCTTCAACATCGGCTCGCTCGGCCCCGTGGCTGAAGGCTTCTTCGTGTGGATCTTCGGCATCGGCGGCCTCGTGGCCATCACGGTGTGGATCACGGCGAAGTCGAACTGA
- a CDS encoding ubiquinol-cytochrome c reductase iron-sulfur subunit, with product MAHEHDTQAVERVYRPSPGLAVAVDDPVQNPGLPPHRERVTDKDPQANRRAVRTVYTLFYVSVAASIWAVAAYMLFPIEGEYATMGNIRNNNLFIGLGIAFALLAIGIGAIHWSKSLMSDKEHVEARHSTRGSEPTRAAVIQAFATANEESGFGRRKMIRNSLFAALVASVIPGITLFRNLAPNDGNDPVQLLNETMWAKGERLVLDPEGTPVKAADVTIGSAFHIIPESLAGLSHDEGYLEEKAKAIVLLVRLLPEQLKETEERKTWSYDGIVAYSKVCTHVGCPVALYEQQTHHLLCPCHQSQFDVTEHAKVVFGPAARPLPQLPITVDAEGYLVAKDGFSEPVGPSFWERH from the coding sequence ATGGCACACGAGCACGACACGCAGGCGGTCGAGAGGGTCTACCGGCCCTCTCCCGGCCTCGCCGTCGCGGTCGACGACCCGGTGCAGAACCCGGGCCTCCCCCCGCACCGGGAGCGCGTCACCGACAAGGACCCGCAGGCCAACCGCCGCGCCGTCCGCACGGTCTACACGCTGTTCTACGTCTCGGTCGCGGCGAGCATCTGGGCGGTCGCCGCCTACATGCTGTTCCCCATCGAGGGCGAGTACGCCACGATGGGCAACATCCGGAACAACAACCTGTTCATCGGACTCGGCATCGCCTTCGCGCTGCTCGCCATCGGCATCGGCGCGATCCACTGGTCGAAGTCGCTCATGAGCGACAAGGAGCACGTCGAGGCGCGCCACTCCACGCGTGGCAGCGAGCCAACCCGCGCCGCCGTGATCCAGGCGTTCGCCACCGCCAACGAGGAGTCGGGATTCGGACGTCGCAAGATGATCCGCAACTCGCTCTTCGCCGCTCTGGTCGCGAGCGTCATCCCTGGGATCACGCTGTTCCGCAACCTCGCGCCGAACGACGGCAACGACCCCGTCCAGCTCCTCAACGAGACCATGTGGGCCAAGGGCGAGCGCCTCGTGCTCGACCCCGAGGGCACGCCGGTCAAGGCCGCCGACGTCACCATCGGATCTGCCTTCCACATCATCCCGGAGTCGCTCGCGGGCCTCTCCCACGATGAGGGCTACCTCGAGGAGAAGGCGAAGGCCATCGTGCTCCTCGTGCGCCTGCTCCCCGAGCAGCTCAAGGAGACCGAGGAGCGCAAGACCTGGTCGTACGACGGCATCGTCGCGTACTCCAAGGTCTGCACGCACGTCGGCTGCCCCGTCGCGCTGTACGAGCAGCAGACGCACCACCTGCTCTGCCCCTGCCACCAGTCGCAGTTCGACGTCACCGAGCACGCCAAGGTCGTCTTCGGCCCCGCTGCCCGCCCGCTGCCGCAGCTGCCCATCACCGTCGACGCCGAGGGCTACCTCGTCGCCAAGGACGGCTTCTCCGAACCCGTCGGCCCGAGCTTCTGGGAGCGTCATTGA
- a CDS encoding cytochrome b, with product MSTATVTDKPQQQKPLGGRFVGATANYLDERTSMSGFIKELGRKVFPDHWSFMLGEIALWAFVAVLISGTYLTFFFQASMVETHYDGAWLPMRGIPMSAAMESTLHISFDIRGGLLVRQIHHWAALVFIAGIGVHMLRVFFTGAFRKPRELNWLIGFVLFILALAEGFTGYSLPDDLLSGNGLRIIDGMIKGLPLIGTWTSYLLFGGEFPGTAIVGRLYTLHILILPLLVIGLIAVHLLLMIVNKHTQFAGPGRTNGNVVGYPMMPVYMSKMGGFFFIVFGAIVLIASLVQINPIWSYGPYDPSPVSAGTQPDWYIGFADGALRLAPSNLDFSIGNFTLSMGILLPVGILGLFIVAVAVYPFLEAWITGDKREHHLAQRPRNAATRTAIGAAGVVFYAVLWAAASSDIIATHFRLTMEGVILFLQISLFVLPVVVYFITKRVAIALQKKDREIVLHGYESGRIVRMPGGEYREVHKPVNEYERWKLVAEETFEPLVVRPDDRGRISTGQKMRAGLSRWFFEDRLAPVTETEYRAALEHQQHALHEYGEAHAGESEHDQLAAGDGLRH from the coding sequence TTGAGCACCGCAACCGTCACTGACAAGCCGCAGCAGCAGAAGCCGCTCGGCGGACGCTTCGTCGGCGCCACGGCGAACTACCTCGACGAGCGCACCAGCATGTCGGGCTTCATCAAGGAGCTCGGTCGCAAGGTCTTCCCCGACCACTGGTCGTTCATGCTCGGCGAGATCGCCCTGTGGGCGTTCGTCGCCGTGCTCATCTCCGGCACCTATCTGACGTTCTTCTTCCAGGCGTCGATGGTCGAGACCCACTACGACGGCGCCTGGCTGCCGATGCGCGGCATCCCGATGTCCGCCGCCATGGAGTCGACGCTGCACATCAGCTTCGACATCCGCGGCGGCCTGCTCGTCCGGCAGATCCACCACTGGGCGGCTCTCGTGTTCATCGCCGGCATCGGCGTGCACATGCTGCGTGTGTTCTTCACGGGCGCATTCCGCAAGCCGCGTGAGCTCAACTGGCTGATCGGCTTCGTGCTGTTCATCCTGGCTCTCGCCGAGGGCTTCACCGGCTACTCGCTCCCCGACGACCTGCTGTCGGGCAACGGCCTCCGCATCATCGACGGCATGATCAAGGGCCTCCCCCTGATCGGCACGTGGACCTCGTACCTGCTCTTCGGCGGCGAGTTCCCGGGCACCGCCATCGTCGGACGTCTCTACACGCTGCACATCCTGATCCTGCCGCTGCTCGTCATCGGCCTGATCGCGGTGCACCTCCTGCTGATGATCGTCAACAAGCACACGCAGTTCGCGGGCCCCGGCCGCACGAACGGCAACGTCGTGGGCTACCCGATGATGCCGGTCTACATGTCCAAGATGGGCGGCTTCTTCTTCATCGTGTTCGGCGCGATCGTGCTCATCGCATCGCTCGTGCAGATCAACCCGATCTGGAGCTACGGTCCGTACGACCCGTCCCCCGTGTCTGCCGGCACCCAGCCCGACTGGTACATCGGCTTCGCGGATGGCGCGCTGCGTCTGGCGCCGTCGAACCTGGACTTCTCGATCGGCAACTTCACGCTCTCCATGGGCATCCTGCTGCCGGTGGGCATTCTCGGCCTGTTCATCGTCGCCGTCGCGGTCTACCCCTTCCTCGAGGCGTGGATCACGGGCGACAAGCGCGAGCACCACCTCGCTCAGCGTCCGCGCAACGCGGCCACCCGCACCGCGATCGGCGCGGCCGGTGTCGTGTTCTACGCGGTCCTGTGGGCGGCGGCCTCGTCCGACATCATCGCGACGCACTTCCGCCTCACGATGGAAGGCGTGATCCTGTTCCTGCAGATCTCGCTGTTCGTCCTGCCGGTGGTCGTGTACTTCATCACGAAGCGCGTGGCCATCGCCCTTCAGAAGAAGGACCGCGAGATCGTCCTCCACGGCTACGAGTCCGGCCGCATCGTCCGGATGCCCGGTGGCGAGTACCGCGAGGTGCACAAGCCGGTCAACGAGTACGAGCGCTGGAAGCTCGTCGCCGAGGAGACGTTCGAGCCCCTCGTCGTCCGCCCCGACGACCGCGGCCGCATCAGCACCGGTCAGAAGATGCGCGCGGGCCTCTCGCGCTGGTTCTTCGAGGACCGTCTGGCTCCCGTCACCGAGACGGAGTACCGTGCCGCGCTGGAGCACCAGCAGCACGCGCTGCACGAGTACGGCGAGGCGCACGCCGGCGAGAGCGAGCACGACCAGCTCGCGGCCGGCGACGGTCTGCGTCACTGA
- a CDS encoding NAD(P)-dependent alcohol dehydrogenase, whose translation MLTVNAYAAPSATEPLVPTTIERRDVGPSDVLIAIRYAGICHSDIHTVRGEWGPIQYPQVVGHEIGGEVVEIGSAVTRHAVGDRVGVGCMVNSCRECENCRAGMENYCLKGNTGTYASVDRDGTITQGGYSTHVVVDEDFVLRLPEAIPYEAAAPLLCAGITTYSPLAHWNAGPGTRVAVVGMGGLGHMAVKIAAAMGAEVTVLSRTLDKREDALAFGAADHFATSDDATFDALANRFDLIVNTVSAPLPLDRYLSLLRLDGTMVNVGAPPEPLPVTVFTLFGNRRSFAGSSIGSIAETQEMLDFCAEHGIAPETELIAAEGINEAYERVLSSDVRYRFVIDTTTL comes from the coding sequence TTGCTCACCGTCAACGCCTACGCGGCGCCCTCGGCCACCGAGCCGCTCGTGCCCACCACCATCGAGCGTCGCGACGTCGGCCCCTCCGACGTCCTCATCGCCATCCGGTACGCCGGCATCTGCCACTCCGACATCCACACCGTGCGAGGCGAGTGGGGCCCCATCCAGTACCCCCAGGTCGTCGGCCACGAGATCGGCGGCGAGGTCGTCGAGATCGGCTCCGCGGTGACCCGGCACGCGGTCGGTGACCGGGTCGGCGTGGGCTGCATGGTGAACTCGTGCCGGGAGTGCGAGAACTGCCGCGCTGGCATGGAGAACTACTGCCTGAAGGGCAACACGGGGACGTACGCCTCGGTGGACCGCGACGGCACCATCACCCAGGGCGGGTACTCCACGCACGTCGTCGTGGACGAGGACTTCGTGCTGCGCCTCCCCGAGGCCATCCCGTACGAGGCCGCCGCTCCCCTGCTGTGCGCGGGCATCACGACCTACTCGCCTCTCGCCCACTGGAACGCCGGCCCCGGCACGCGCGTGGCTGTCGTGGGCATGGGCGGTCTCGGCCACATGGCCGTGAAGATCGCCGCCGCGATGGGCGCGGAGGTCACCGTCCTCTCGCGTACGCTCGACAAGCGGGAGGATGCGCTGGCGTTCGGCGCTGCCGACCACTTCGCCACCTCGGACGACGCGACGTTCGACGCGCTCGCGAACCGGTTCGACCTCATCGTGAACACCGTCAGCGCCCCGCTCCCGCTCGACCGCTACCTGTCGCTGCTGCGGCTCGACGGCACCATGGTGAACGTCGGAGCCCCGCCGGAGCCGCTCCCCGTCACCGTGTTCACCCTGTTCGGCAACCGCCGCTCGTTCGCGGGCTCCAGCATCGGCTCCATCGCCGAGACGCAGGAGATGCTGGACTTCTGCGCGGAGCACGGCATCGCCCCGGAGACGGAGCTCATCGCCGCCGAGGGGATCAACGAGGCGTACGAGCGCGTCCTCTCCAGCGACGTGCGGTACCGCTTCGTCATCGACACCACGACCCTCTGA
- a CDS encoding cytochrome c oxidase subunit 4, giving the protein MRSNVVIWWILCAFFAVAAALYAVWGLAWYGGRIEWVGTVALLFAAFMSALIAFYVQLVYRGQKGVELPEDRLDADIDDGDVEQGEFSPWSWWPLVLASAVAIGMVALATAHFLIPVAAGLLVVGLFGWVYEYYRGNFAR; this is encoded by the coding sequence ATGCGGTCCAACGTCGTCATCTGGTGGATCCTGTGCGCGTTCTTCGCGGTCGCCGCAGCGCTCTACGCAGTGTGGGGGCTCGCCTGGTACGGCGGCCGGATCGAGTGGGTCGGCACGGTGGCGCTGCTGTTCGCGGCGTTCATGTCCGCGCTCATCGCGTTCTACGTGCAGCTCGTCTACCGCGGTCAGAAGGGCGTCGAACTCCCTGAGGACCGTCTCGACGCCGACATCGACGACGGCGACGTCGAGCAGGGCGAGTTCAGCCCGTGGTCCTGGTGGCCGCTCGTGCTGGCCAGCGCGGTCGCCATCGGCATGGTCGCGCTGGCGACGGCGCACTTCCTCATTCCCGTCGCGGCCGGCCTGCTGGTCGTCGGCCTCTTCGGCTGGGTGTACGAGTACTACCGCGGCAACTTCGCGCGCTGA
- the ctaD gene encoding cytochrome c oxidase subunit I, whose protein sequence is MATVTDRPTTLPPRQAALLSGSRVEQKGNIVVKWITSTDHKTIGYMYLIASMLFFCLGGVMALVIRAELFAPGMQIVPTKEQYNQLFTMHGTVMLLMFATPLFAGFANALLPLQIGAPDVAFPRLNAFAFWLFTFGSLIAVAGFLTPQGAASFGWFAYQPLANASFTPGIGGNLWMLGLGISGFGTIFGGVNFITTIITMRAPGMTMWRMPIFTWNTLITSLLILIAFPVLAAAMFAAASDRIFGSHIYDPQNGGVLLWQHLFWFFGHPEVYIIALPFFGIVSEIFPVFSRKPLFGYKTLVYATIAIAALSVSVWAHHMYVTGAVLLPFFALMTMLIAVPTGVKIFNWIGTLWRGSVTFETPMVFALGFLVSFVFGGLTGVILSSPPLDFHLSDSYFVVAHFHYVVFGTVVFAMFAGFYFWWPKWTGKMLNERLGYVHFWMLFIGFHMTFLIQHWLGVDGMVRRYADYSEADGWTWGNQLSTVGAVILGASLLPFFVNVWITARKAPTITVNDPWGYGGSLEWATSCPPPRHNFTSIPRIRSERPAFDLNHPEAGLPVGIGPAKDAPDAPAVDLSDGKVK, encoded by the coding sequence ATGGCGACCGTCACGGACCGCCCGACTACGCTGCCCCCGCGGCAAGCTGCTCTGCTGAGCGGCTCCCGCGTGGAGCAGAAGGGCAACATCGTCGTCAAGTGGATCACCTCCACTGACCACAAGACCATCGGGTACATGTACCTGATCGCCTCGATGCTCTTCTTCTGCCTCGGTGGCGTCATGGCGCTCGTCATCCGCGCGGAGCTCTTCGCGCCCGGGATGCAGATCGTCCCGACGAAGGAGCAGTACAACCAGCTGTTCACGATGCACGGCACCGTGATGCTGCTGATGTTCGCGACGCCGCTCTTCGCCGGCTTCGCGAACGCGCTGCTGCCGCTGCAGATCGGTGCGCCCGACGTCGCGTTCCCGCGTCTGAACGCCTTCGCCTTCTGGCTGTTCACGTTCGGCTCGCTCATCGCCGTCGCCGGCTTCCTCACCCCGCAGGGTGCGGCCTCCTTCGGATGGTTCGCGTATCAGCCACTGGCGAATGCGTCATTCACTCCGGGCATCGGCGGAAACCTCTGGATGCTGGGTCTCGGCATCTCGGGCTTCGGCACGATCTTCGGCGGTGTGAACTTCATCACGACGATCATCACGATGCGCGCGCCCGGCATGACCATGTGGCGCATGCCGATCTTCACGTGGAACACGCTCATCACGAGCCTCCTCATCCTGATCGCGTTCCCCGTGCTGGCCGCCGCCATGTTCGCCGCCGCGTCGGACCGCATCTTCGGCTCGCACATCTACGACCCCCAGAACGGCGGCGTGCTGCTGTGGCAGCACCTGTTCTGGTTCTTCGGCCACCCCGAGGTGTACATCATCGCGCTGCCGTTCTTCGGCATCGTCTCGGAGATCTTCCCGGTCTTCAGCCGCAAGCCGCTGTTCGGCTACAAGACGCTCGTCTACGCGACGATCGCCATCGCCGCGCTGTCGGTGTCGGTGTGGGCGCACCACATGTACGTGACCGGTGCGGTCCTGCTGCCGTTCTTCGCGCTGATGACGATGCTCATCGCGGTTCCGACCGGTGTGAAGATCTTCAACTGGATCGGCACGCTCTGGCGGGGTTCGGTGACGTTCGAGACGCCGATGGTGTTCGCCCTCGGCTTCCTGGTGTCGTTCGTCTTCGGCGGCCTCACCGGCGTCATCCTGTCGTCGCCCCCGCTCGACTTCCACCTGAGCGACTCGTACTTCGTCGTCGCTCACTTCCACTACGTCGTCTTCGGCACCGTCGTGTTCGCGATGTTCGCCGGGTTCTACTTCTGGTGGCCCAAGTGGACCGGCAAGATGCTGAACGAGCGTCTGGGCTACGTGCACTTCTGGATGCTGTTCATCGGCTTCCACATGACCTTCCTCATCCAGCACTGGCTGGGCGTCGACGGCATGGTGCGTCGTTACGCGGACTACTCCGAGGCAGACGGGTGGACCTGGGGCAACCAGCTGTCCACAGTCGGCGCGGTCATCCTCGGCGCCTCGCTGCTGCCGTTCTTCGTCAACGTGTGGATCACCGCCCGCAAGGCGCCGACCATCACGGTCAACGACCCGTGGGGCTACGGCGGCTCGCTCGAGTGGGCGACGTCGTGCCCGCCCCCGCGTCACAACTTCACGTCGATCCCGCGCATCCGCAGCGAGCGTCCGGCCTTCGACCTGAACCACCCCGAGGCCGGCCTTCCGGTGGGCATCGGACCGGCGAAGGACGCGCCTGACGCGCCCGCCGTCGACCTCTCGGACGGGAAGGTGAAGTAA
- the coxB gene encoding cytochrome c oxidase subunit II: MPSKRHLRWAAIPVIAAAAVAIAGCSPTELHGYLPGFDESGTATTDQAPVISSLWVGSWVAALVVGIVTWGLMLWAMIAYRRRKGQTGLPVQLRYNMPIEIFFTATPLILVLGLFAFTARDQAILEDQHEDPDVTITAIGKQWSWDFQYNGEAEDGSDTVWTMGVQAQPDEAGDVDQSELPTLVLPVDKRVTIDLESRDVIHSFWIVDFLYKKDMYQGHENAWSFIPTREGEYAGKCAELCGEYHSMMLFNVKVVSEAEYEAYLDELEAKGQTGEIKGVYDRLANNPGTGAASTTEEEH; encoded by the coding sequence GTGCCGTCGAAACGCCATCTCCGCTGGGCCGCGATCCCCGTGATCGCTGCGGCAGCCGTCGCTATCGCAGGGTGCTCGCCCACGGAACTGCACGGATACCTTCCGGGGTTCGATGAGTCCGGGACGGCCACCACCGACCAGGCGCCCGTCATCTCGTCGCTCTGGGTCGGCTCGTGGGTCGCTGCGCTCGTCGTGGGCATCGTCACCTGGGGCCTGATGCTCTGGGCGATGATCGCCTACCGTCGCCGCAAGGGACAGACCGGTCTGCCCGTGCAGCTGCGCTACAACATGCCGATCGAGATCTTCTTCACGGCGACGCCGCTCATCCTCGTGCTCGGTCTGTTCGCCTTCACGGCGCGCGACCAGGCGATCCTCGAGGACCAGCACGAGGACCCCGACGTCACCATCACCGCGATCGGCAAGCAGTGGTCGTGGGACTTCCAGTACAACGGCGAGGCCGAGGACGGCTCCGACACCGTCTGGACCATGGGCGTTCAGGCGCAGCCCGACGAGGCCGGCGACGTCGACCAGTCCGAGCTGCCCACGCTCGTCCTGCCCGTGGACAAGCGCGTGACGATCGACCTCGAGTCGCGTGACGTCATCCACTCCTTCTGGATCGTCGACTTCCTCTACAAGAAGGACATGTACCAGGGGCATGAGAACGCCTGGTCGTTCATCCCGACCCGCGAGGGCGAGTACGCCGGCAAGTGCGCCGAGCTCTGCGGCGAGTACCACTCGATGATGCTCTTCAACGTGAAGGTCGTCAGCGAGGCGGAGTACGAGGCATACCTCGACGAGCTCGAGGCGAAGGGGCAGACCGGCGAGATCAAGGGCGTCTACGACCGTCTCGCCAACAACCCCGGCACCGGGGCTGCCAGCACCACCGAAGAGGAGCACTGA
- the erpA gene encoding iron-sulfur cluster insertion protein ErpA, whose protein sequence is MTDTTLAADAATRAHGVSLSDAAAAKVKSLLEQEGRDDLRLRVAVQPGGCSGLIYQLYFDERYLEGDETVDFDGVEVIVDNMSVPYLDGAQIDFKDTISEQGFTIDNPNASGSCACGDSFH, encoded by the coding sequence ATGACAGACACGACACTTGCGGCCGATGCCGCCACGCGCGCTCACGGCGTGAGCCTCAGCGATGCCGCCGCCGCCAAGGTGAAGAGCCTGCTCGAGCAGGAGGGTCGCGACGACCTCCGCCTTCGCGTGGCTGTGCAGCCGGGCGGCTGCTCCGGCCTCATCTACCAGCTCTACTTCGACGAGCGCTACCTCGAGGGCGACGAGACCGTCGACTTCGACGGCGTCGAGGTCATCGTCGACAACATGAGCGTCCCGTACCTCGACGGCGCGCAGATCGACTTCAAGGACACGATCTCCGAGCAGGGCTTCACGATCGACAACCCGAACGCCTCGGGTTCGTGCGCCTGCGGAGACAGCTTCCACTGA